The DNA window TCTGTTTTTTCTAATATTGCACGcaataaatattgatttatcaTATATTACTACTTATAATAATTTTTGCCATGTTGGTTTTAGCTACCATTTATgcgttttttcttcttctaataGAGAATAATGCAAGATATTCTACCTCGATGTTTCacgattttaaaacattttatggTACTTTTAAAAACAGACCACAACATATGTGTCGTTAAAGTATGGATTTTTTTGCATCTCCTTTAAaagattaatttatatattaatcatTATAGGTTTGAATGATAATTCCTTAGATTTGTTAGAGATTTGAAGTTTTATTATTATcttaacttttatatttgtaatataTGCCTATTATGGTTAGGATTTAGTTTGTGAAATTTTATATTGGGTGACATATTATACTGTcaattaatcttattattttataatatttaagcaattattgtGGTTAAATTTAACGCTCTTATAGTCAAATTTTCCAACCGTATTTTTTACAAAAGAAAAACTTTCTAGCAAATggcaaaaaagagaaaaaaaatacacCCCCTCCATTTTaaaatagttgtcgctttagagaaaaaattttatttcataatacttgtcattttaaaataccaagaaagcatttattactatttttccaCATATGTATTCATTAaaagaatacaaaaatataaataaaaagttatagTAATTACTATTAACAAGTTTCAAGAAGGGGTAgtttagtaaaaatatatacaaatttaaacatatttattGCTTTCTTACTTTGTATGAAAATGAttaaagcgacaactatttcaaaatggagggagtagttGCCAAAGCAAAAACCATAAATATCTATGATttaaaaaaggcctaattacttaaaaaaaaccaccttataacattttttcgtttataccctcacgtaggtcatttgtacccttttttaatttttcgtttttatctctaccctaaaatttaaatttttgacaattaaattaattaaaggatgaaaacattataaataattaataatattaatgtttaattagaatataagataaatataaagaattattttaaatattttttcaaataaaaagagatcaaattagctctttagggaCTAGGatagagacgaaaatgaaaaataaaaaaagaagtacaaatgaactttttcttaGGTCAGGGTATAGACGAATGAATGTTACAaagtgggggttttttaagtaattaaaaataaattttttctcccgttttattttacttttttagataTCTCAAAATTATATCATGTtcctataaattattttatttaactttaatttataacATGAGGTTGAttactataatttaatttttttttttgataagtggggaggggggagcgcttgtgggaggaatcgaacccacgacctaacagtttgatgttagcgcttataccatttgagccgTAGCTCGttggtattttttatatttaattttttcataaaaaaaagtagattttaattaaagaaaaatatgagATAAAAAAACGGCAAGAAAGTAAtgaagaaatattttttaaaaaaaccttAACCGCTAAGCTTTCTTTAGAATCCATCCCCTTGACCTTTGGTAAGTATAAAAGGCATCATAGTAGCACCAATTTTATTCATTCTCAACAAAAATGGGAGCGAATGATGGCGACGACGAACCAGAAATGCACGTTTTACCGGAAGGCTGTGTCGCAAACGTACTGTCGTTTACAGGTCCTCGAGATGCGGGCAGATTATCATTAGTCTCCTCCACCTTTAAGTCGGCTTCCGAATCCGACGCCGTTTGGGAACACTATCTTCCAAATGACTACCGCTCCATCGTCTCCTCCTCCTCGGATTCCTCTCATCTCTTGGCCGGCGCTAACTCGAAAAAAGAGCTTTATCTCCGCCTCTGTGATGCTCCGATTCTCATCGACGATGGCAGAAAGGTAATTATCGTTTATTCCCTGTCCTTTTCATATAAAAAAGTTTACttcctttttataatttatttttatttttattaggttatttaattgttttgagttTGCTATTATGAACAGAGTTTCTCACTGGATAAATTTAGCGGGAAGAAATGTTATATGCTGGCGGCGAGGGATTTGATGATCGTGTGGGGTGATACTCCACGGTATTGGAGATGGACCTCTGAACTTAAATCCAGGTTtgttattttgtaaataaaatttaaataatatttgattatgaGACCTTCCTCGTCGgagaaaatttcaaataaataatttaaatgtttttggtTGATGTGATGGCAGATTTGATGAGGTGGCGGAGTTAATCGGCGTTTGCTGGCTCGAAATCTGCGGAAAAATCAACGTTCGGATGCTATCTCCCGACACGCTTTACGGTGCTTATTTCGTGTTCAAAACGACAGCTGGAGCCTACGGATTTGACCAGCCGGTGGATGTGACAGTAGGACTTGCCGGAACTGAAGGACGGAGGCGGAGTGTTTATTTGGATGTCGAAGGGGATAGGCAGCAGCATTATCAAATTGTGGTGAGGCGCGTCGGGATTTTCAACCACAGCCGCGCCGTGGGATTGCAAGCGCCGCTACCGACGACACGGGAGAAAAACGACGATGATCATCCCAAGGAGAGAGAGGATGGGTGGTCGGAGATTGAAATGGGGGAGTTTTTCGTCAACGGAGATGACGACGGAGattttgaaatgaaaatttTGGAGGTGAACGGTGGGAATTGGAAAGGTGGGCTCATAACTCAGGGAATTGAGATCAGGCCGAAATACTAATGTCCTGTCTTCTCCGCCGCCGGCCGGTGGACATTGCGATCCGgcatttagtatttttt is part of the Mercurialis annua linkage group LG3, ddMerAnnu1.2, whole genome shotgun sequence genome and encodes:
- the LOC126671034 gene encoding F-box protein PP2-B10-like, which translates into the protein MGANDGDDEPEMHVLPEGCVANVLSFTGPRDAGRLSLVSSTFKSASESDAVWEHYLPNDYRSIVSSSSDSSHLLAGANSKKELYLRLCDAPILIDDGRKSFSLDKFSGKKCYMLAARDLMIVWGDTPRYWRWTSELKSRFDEVAELIGVCWLEICGKINVRMLSPDTLYGAYFVFKTTAGAYGFDQPVDVTVGLAGTEGRRRSVYLDVEGDRQQHYQIVVRRVGIFNHSRAVGLQAPLPTTREKNDDDHPKEREDGWSEIEMGEFFVNGDDDGDFEMKILEVNGGNWKGGLITQGIEIRPKY